A genomic window from Periweissella cryptocerci includes:
- a CDS encoding helix-turn-helix transcriptional regulator, with the protein MVNSVERKKELGDFLKVQRAKITPEQVGLPKGKNRRTPGLRREEVATLAGVGVTWYTWLEQGRDIQVSTQVLEAIAGVLQLNEVEVQHLFTLGQQAQPTVINDVPVAISPMLQHVIDNLEYSPATILDQRWNIVGWNNAAEQLWYDFSMLNIADRNVLRLMFLYPENQDSLAEWEKSAKQMVAHFRMIYGENVNDPWYEKFVQQLRTESPKFNELWQQHDIIATEEKMKLINHQTLGRLEFEETSFFVGNDSHLELKLFTAAPGSESLARIMEYLK; encoded by the coding sequence ATGGTCAATAGTGTTGAACGAAAAAAAGAATTAGGTGATTTTTTAAAGGTTCAACGAGCCAAAATCACACCAGAACAAGTTGGTCTGCCAAAAGGTAAGAACCGGCGAACTCCAGGGTTACGCCGTGAAGAAGTGGCAACCTTAGCGGGTGTTGGGGTTACTTGGTATACGTGGCTTGAGCAAGGTCGGGATATTCAAGTGTCAACCCAGGTATTAGAAGCCATTGCAGGTGTGCTACAACTTAATGAAGTTGAAGTGCAACACTTATTTACTTTAGGGCAACAAGCTCAACCAACAGTGATTAATGATGTTCCGGTTGCGATTAGTCCAATGCTCCAACATGTAATTGATAACCTAGAGTACTCGCCAGCAACAATTCTTGACCAACGTTGGAATATTGTCGGTTGGAACAATGCCGCTGAGCAATTGTGGTACGACTTTTCAATGCTTAATATCGCTGACCGCAACGTGTTACGACTCATGTTTTTATATCCGGAAAATCAAGATAGTTTGGCCGAATGGGAAAAGTCAGCCAAGCAAATGGTTGCCCATTTTCGGATGATTTATGGTGAAAACGTCAATGATCCGTGGTATGAAAAATTTGTTCAGCAACTGCGAACTGAGTCACCAAAATTTAATGAACTTTGGCAGCAGCATGACATTATTGCGACTGAAGAGAAGATGAAGTTGATTAATCATCAAACATTAGGCCGGCTTGAATTTGAAGAAACGAGTTTCTTTGTGGGCAACGATAGTCATCTCGAGCTGAAGCTATTTACAGCAGCGCCGGGTAGTGAATCGCTTGCAAGGATTATGGAATATTTGAAATAA
- a CDS encoding M3 family metallopeptidase — protein sequence MPNTTWDLTQLFTDEDEWFDELETAEMRNADIEITATIQALPASILALTLADFIELSSQVEKLAIYGQLSNMPDLMRELQPLLSDVLEKAAALQYYLANIAPELLASPDLTAYKTMLTKFASQHQHLLAPAQESQLSHELIQQPSVAFNEAMGALMADENPDIDDYEQLFADILSTKVHNNNHLAQLHDFKSARNYYLNQLSLPGTVYSNLSAQVKQHTSLAQKYVQEAPAINADIPVLSIDQAKQIIHAALAEFGTEYVAVVDSFFDDGLIHLTDAGDAYSVTTYGEPTYISVSWFGDLTSLYELMHEIGHAMNHYLTHQHEPIQYGTNHIFTSEIAAIMHENLLTEYLLNNLPAGMTTLAVLVYHLQNFYEEVFVQAKYSEFEDEIHQLAVTHDKLSNVDFNSLLGNLTDQYDGVRNPADDNLWTEIPHFYNHSYYVFQYATGMLIGTELIAKLRHNEITNADFLNYLSIGESQAPVEMLATLGIDITSNPFAAAFSQFATDLDTLVEPSLAD from the coding sequence ATGCCTAATACCACTTGGGATTTAACCCAACTATTTACTGATGAAGACGAATGGTTTGATGAACTGGAAACTGCTGAAATGCGCAACGCGGATATTGAGATTACGGCAACAATTCAAGCTTTGCCTGCCTCAATTCTCGCCCTAACGTTAGCGGACTTCATCGAATTAAGTAGCCAAGTTGAAAAACTTGCCATTTACGGCCAACTTAGTAACATGCCAGATTTAATGAGGGAACTACAACCGTTGTTAAGTGATGTCCTCGAAAAGGCGGCGGCACTCCAATATTACCTCGCTAACATTGCGCCTGAATTGTTGGCCAGTCCTGACTTAACGGCATACAAAACTATGCTGACCAAATTTGCTAGCCAGCACCAACATTTATTAGCCCCCGCACAAGAAAGCCAGCTTTCGCATGAACTAATTCAGCAACCTAGCGTGGCATTCAACGAAGCAATGGGCGCACTAATGGCTGATGAAAACCCTGATATTGATGATTATGAACAACTTTTCGCCGATATTTTGTCGACTAAAGTGCACAATAATAACCATTTAGCTCAGTTACATGACTTCAAAAGTGCGCGTAATTATTATTTGAATCAACTAAGCCTCCCTGGCACTGTTTATAGTAATTTATCAGCGCAAGTTAAACAGCACACGTCACTTGCACAAAAGTACGTCCAAGAGGCCCCAGCAATTAACGCTGACATTCCGGTGTTATCAATCGACCAAGCCAAGCAAATCATCCACGCGGCATTAGCTGAGTTCGGTACTGAATACGTCGCGGTGGTCGATTCCTTTTTTGACGATGGTTTAATCCACCTAACTGATGCGGGTGATGCCTATTCTGTGACGACGTACGGCGAACCAACTTACATTTCGGTGAGCTGGTTTGGTGATCTTACCAGTCTCTATGAATTAATGCATGAAATCGGCCACGCCATGAACCACTATTTGACGCATCAACACGAGCCAATTCAATATGGAACTAACCATATTTTCACCTCAGAAATCGCCGCTATTATGCATGAGAACTTGTTGACCGAATACTTGCTTAACAACTTGCCGGCGGGGATGACAACTTTGGCGGTATTAGTCTACCACTTGCAAAATTTCTATGAAGAAGTTTTCGTCCAAGCTAAATACTCAGAGTTCGAAGATGAAATTCACCAACTCGCGGTAACCCATGACAAATTAAGCAACGTTGATTTTAATTCACTACTTGGGAATTTAACGGACCAATATGACGGTGTTCGTAATCCTGCCGATGACAACCTTTGGACTGAAATCCCCCACTTCTACAACCATAGTTACTACGTTTTCCAATATGCAACGGGGATGTTGATTGGGACTGAACTTATTGCCAAATTACGGCACAACGAAATCACCAATGCTGATTTCTTAAATTATCTCAGCATTGGTGAATCACAGGCACCTGTCGAGATGCTCGCTACGTTAGGCATCGATATTACGAGTAACCCATTTGCCGCCGCGTTCAGCCAATTTGCTACCGATTTGGACACTTTAGTGGAACCGAGCTTGGCAGACTGA
- a CDS encoding SDR family oxidoreductase has product MTNKTVLVTGGTGYIAQYIMAQLLNAGYNVRTTVRSLARKNEIQANLREAGAHNTEVELIAADLTADLGWAEAMNGVDYVMHVASPMIQSKNEDDLIIPAQQGTLRVLNFANAAGVKRVIMTSAFGAIGMGRNKKESNRVFTENDWAPVNSKLLGAYYKSKTLAEKAAWDFVNQPATKLELATILPVAVFGPILGGKTTGSNHLLAMMLGGKTPAVPDIWIPVSDVRDIANAHILAMTTPEAAGERFIISHESSMPMKAIGQILKDGLGEVGKKVPTKQIPTWLIKLIAPLVPIMRQMLPDIGIERKMSSANAKNILHWQPQYSINDTLIESAQVWLETHK; this is encoded by the coding sequence ATGACTAATAAAACTGTCCTTGTCACCGGAGGAACTGGCTACATAGCTCAATACATTATGGCGCAACTGCTAAACGCCGGCTATAACGTCCGCACAACTGTCCGTTCGCTGGCTCGGAAAAATGAGATCCAAGCCAATCTCCGTGAAGCTGGCGCGCACAATACTGAAGTCGAATTAATTGCAGCTGACTTAACCGCTGACCTAGGCTGGGCTGAAGCAATGAACGGTGTTGACTACGTCATGCATGTTGCTTCGCCAATGATTCAATCCAAGAACGAAGATGACCTCATCATCCCCGCTCAACAAGGAACTTTACGCGTTCTTAACTTTGCAAATGCTGCCGGCGTAAAACGAGTTATTATGACATCGGCATTTGGCGCGATTGGTATGGGGCGCAATAAAAAAGAAAGTAATCGTGTCTTCACTGAAAATGACTGGGCCCCCGTAAATAGCAAATTACTAGGTGCATACTACAAGAGTAAAACTTTAGCTGAAAAAGCCGCCTGGGATTTCGTTAATCAACCAGCGACTAAGCTTGAACTAGCTACAATCTTGCCCGTCGCTGTTTTTGGTCCAATTCTCGGTGGCAAAACGACCGGTTCAAACCACCTGCTAGCAATGATGCTTGGTGGTAAAACGCCGGCCGTACCAGATATCTGGATTCCTGTTAGCGATGTCCGCGATATTGCCAACGCCCACATCCTCGCAATGACAACACCTGAAGCCGCTGGGGAACGTTTCATCATTTCCCATGAATCTTCAATGCCAATGAAAGCAATTGGTCAAATATTGAAAGACGGCTTAGGTGAAGTTGGTAAGAAAGTCCCAACCAAACAGATACCAACTTGGCTAATTAAGTTAATTGCACCACTCGTGCCAATTATGCGCCAAATGCTTCCTGACATAGGCATCGAGCGAAAGATGAGCAGTGCCAACGCCAAGAATATTTTGCATTGGCAACCACAATATTCAATTAACGATACCTTGATCGAATCCGCGCAAGTCTGGTTAGAGACCCACAAATAA